The Oryzias latipes chromosome 8, ASM223467v1 genomic interval TGCACATCCCAGTTTCACTGCATGAATAATGTGAAAGTAGCTTCCGCATAAAGATGCACAGAAAAGAATAGATGTTTTTTTGAATCTATGCTGAGTTGTGGAGCCACTGAGCAGCACGAGAACACATCTTCACTCATGTGCTCAGAAGAAAAGACGTGGGCTCAATCATGTGATTAAGGCATTGAAACGTGAACACTCCACCAGTGCTGAAGAGGCCCGACCCAGAAAAAAACGATTTACAAGCAACCAGAAAAACAAACGCAACTGTAATCAGTCACAGTCtggaaaattgtatttcttcaaAAATGCTCATGAGTGCTGGGAGAGGCTGATTATTAAAGATGAAGTGCTCTTTAGCactaaaggaaattaaaaagaaataaatgctaACCCTCTGAAGTTATTTCATTTAAGATTCACTGATAGCTCAACAGAAAAGTCAATTATTTACTACAAAAATGACTCCAGAAGATGACACATAATAGAAGCTGAAttagatgaaaaataaaaaagaaatattggaaaaaatcttttaaacagGGCTAAATGAAGTTAATAACATCGATcgatcatatttaaaaaatatgaagaattATTGACAAAACCTGAATTTTTGAAtgcaataaaatgataaaaagctAAATACTTGATTCTAATTAAGTGTATTCTACTTGACATACAGCTGATAAAAGAAGAATGATGTGAACACTGTTTCATGAACTCTGATAGTGATGAGGGGACATGACGGCTGCAATAAATGCAGCTAAAGCCTCATAAGTGAACAGAACTAAGAATAAATCCTGCTGCTGTTTGCTAATGGAAAGACCTGAAACAGATTAAATAAGAGCAAAGTGTTGTGATGTGTGAAACATCCAGAAAAGCCCACCACATGGTCAATATTtcaccataaaaaacaaaatgtaaactgaaaactaaacaaaaataaaaacaaggttttcacaaGTTTTTATGTTCTCAGGGTTAtactttacaaataaacaattttaataaaatgatcTAAATTCTTGTAATAAGAGATGTTAATACAAACCAATCAACCataatttctatttttcttaaCTTAAAATGATATTACAACTTACATAAACATTGTGAAATTTTTGATCCaattttttagaacattttcaACTCAATTTTGGACAATCTTaaaccaaataaatacatttcattaCTAATAAAATATCTTGACAACACTTTTGAAAATTAACATTAGGTCAATCCTGGTTGCAGACAGGGTGAACTGAAAATTTGGGTTTTCAtccagtcattttaaaaagctgaaatttaaaatttaaatacaaaaattgctaaatgaaatttcatttctttaatatttcaaattatAAAAGCTAAGAGGAAACTAATCTTGGATTTGGGGATGTTAATcagcaaataaaataacaaaaaaaatacatttaaaaaaagatgaacatttaaacaaaatatagaAATAGTAACAAAAACTGTTCTTTACAGTGAATGACAGCTGATTGGCGGAAACACGAGGATGTGCCATCTGGCGCCATCTAGTGGCCGAATTTAAAAAACTCATTATGGGAACCCATAATGCACCTCTTCAATTTTTCCCATCATTCTTAGCAACAGATCTCCGGTCACGATGGCGGACAGACCAGGTAATATGTCCTCTGCCTTTAAAATCGAGAGAGTTTCTTTAGTTTGCATTCATTACGAATTTTAGATGGATTATGTGAAAGTTGAGTGCGACTACGAGCTATTCTAAAGACGGAAAGAGAAGCGCATTTGAGTTTTATTGGTGAACGCAGGCCATGCTAACCGTCCGGTTCATTTCAAGGTCTTCGACTCACTGACACCGATAGAACTACCGATTAAGTTATCCGTATCCGGCGCTTATCAATCAATATTTAGACAATCTggttgaataaaacattttcaatgtcGTTGTTTCACATGTTTAGTTTGCTAAACAGTTGTATTCTTTTTGGGTTGGCCGCTTAGCCTTAAACCCTTAACTTACAGCTATGTATGTCAATACATGCAGAGCGGTTTCATGAGTGCATGTTGGCGATTTGGTTCCATGATTTTCCTCAGGTGGTGCTCAAACTCTTCCTGGAGCTTAAACGTTCTGTTTCTACATCCTTAGTTCCCGTGGTGGAGAAGCGCCTGATGGATGTGAAACTGGGAGAGCTGGGAAGCTGGCTGGGAGGGCGAGACTTCACCCCTAACGGCATCCTGCAGGCCATCCGCCGAGGTGACTGACTGCAGCCTTATCTCTGTCCAGGGACCCGGAAAAGTTCTGGATACAGACACACTTTACGCTCAAAACCAAGCCTTACGTCTTATTAGTTTCATGGCAAATTTAGCTAATTGTAACGCAGATAGAATCTGACATTTaggctcttttcttttttcttttttctggtcATTGTTTGCCTTTACTTAAACTTGTTTACCTATTGATTGATCATTAGCTTTACAAAACACCAACATGGAAAAATGGCAAATACTAAATCCATTTAATTTACTATTTAAAGATGTAATAATTCactcaaatgtcatttaaaaacatttctttattattaaaaagtaaTTAGTGATTCCAACTGAACCAAATGGAAgatacaattgtttaaaaataaaaaaagtttaagctTTCAAATAGGATGGTTGTTTAAATTTGCTAAATAGATGAGGCACATTTAAAGTGGAAACCAATTGATCCAATAAAAAGCTATCCCGAATGGTGTTAattctctccttttcttttaaagatgggaccatttttcttcaaaggttTAGGTGCAAACCTGTATTTTTTTATCCAATAGTCATGACTGTAGAACATAAAAATCTGCTTCCTAATCTGGAGTTTTAACTCCTATCAAATCCTGGTATTTGCatcagcagatgaaaaaatgaaaagttgctGTGAAGTGTTAAAAGTAGGGCTGCCAAATTATGACATTAATCGCCATTAATTACAAATTGGCACAATATTCTGAGTGGATgcagggtgtggattaaaaagtgatgtacCACAGAAATAACAGACACCTTGAAAAGATGTTGGTCATGTGGCCCAAATGTTCTATAGCACTGCCCCTTCGCAAAAAGCCTGTTGGTGTTTCAattattaacatgtttaaaacgcatttaaaaaaacataggtTGTTGGAACTTATTCCTCAGTTTATTCCAACagaaaaacagtagaaaagacaAGTGATTTTATAGTTTACTTTAACCTGTttggtttttggtcattttaaagACTGGGATGCAGCAGAAGAGAGAGAAAATAATCTGAGGAAGAGACATGAGGGGGAATTGAACAAtttagactttgtttctttgaaacaaactttagcttcatcatctggacaaaaacatgcagtaactttccctctgaactgatgctttatttcacAGTAGCAATCTCACTTCGCTTTGGATGGTCAGGCTTCTGCATCGTCCATTGTTTTCTGATAATGCATACCTCGTCGAGCATCGTTCCTTATGTAAGgcccatgtgtcaaactcaggccCGGCCCACCCGGGGTGTAATTATAGTTGGCCTGTGAGATCATAACAAATGTATATCATATACTGTACCACTaatactacaaatcccacaatgctttgcttgTATGTTAGCGCGCAGTCGAAACCAGCAAGCGCTCCTCTTTCCTGTGGACTCTTTGAAACGCGGTGTCccgcgttgtcatggtaatggCTACAGAACACAAAATCTAAATAGTTCCATTTCTTCGTGTCTCATCTCCTTTTTCAGATTCTCTTCTCtcttctgctgctttgcagTCAAAGTGATCAAATTCACTAAACAGGTtcaaggaaactaaaatgtctttttttgcttttgttgtaaACTGTGGATCACCGTAGGCTTTGTCTACATATGGGTTCTGCTATTAGAAGTTTCTGGTCAATATTGTTTGGATTGCTCTCTAAAGTGTTCCTACGGTTTTTTGATGTTAAATTACAGAACTCTAGACCAGATCTTTTTCCCCAATAGCTTtagattagaaaagaaaaaactataagTGGtctaaaagtaaaggttggaagtTTGTCAcgataaaaaaaacttcaaacccacttttgttgtattttgatctttgaaaaaaaaaataacccctACAACTTTAAATCATCAAATCAGAGACACTTAGCTCTAGACTCTTAATCCTTAAAGcagtttttccttttgctttcaGGCCACGACAGATACTACAACAAGTACATCAATGTGAAGAAGGGCGGCATTGGCGGCGTGGCCATGCTGCTGGTCGGATACGTGGCCATCAGCTACTTGTGGGAATACGACCACATAAGTGAGATTCTTACCATCTGAACTACGTTTTTCCTGGTTTGGTTTGCCAGATTTGCTGAACATCTTGTTTTTTGGTAGAACACGATCGCTGGAGGAAGTACCACTGAGTCCCAGCAGCCATCGGGGTGAACCGTCACATCCTGGCACCTCCTGCTTCTATGCTCAGCTCTGTTGTATTAATGTGACCAATTAAAGACAATACCAGTTTCATGTTCCAGTGAGTTTGTTTAGTAATAGATCTGAATATCAGTGGTTCTGACAGGAACGTCTTCCAGTCTGTGTGTGACAATGGCTGAAAAGACAAGTTTCAAGTGTTCAATCACACACACTGATTGTGTTGACATCCCCACTATGGGTCATCACTCAGATTTATTAGGAAATTACAGACAGTAGCACTTCAGTGAAGCACTGACGAGAATCCTACCAGAAAAAAAATCGCAATGGCACCTTTAAAGAGGCTGGGAACTGGAACTATCGTTTTAAAGCGCACATCTTTGAGTCCAGACTTCGAACTGAAACCTTTTCTATCGTCCACATCCTGCAAAAATCAGGTTTCGTCTGTGTGAATTCCCACAGGAGAAAGTTTGAAGTCTGTTCACCGTGAGGACGAGGGCGTCCTTCCATCTCCTGAGGCAGCACACTGCAGCCCAAATTACTGTCCACTCAGGAAGGCAAGGTGGCCTTTGGTACATTTGTTGGCGTAGTGGCCCTTCTCACCGCACTGCAGACAGGATAACAGTTTGTAGTTATTTCAGAATGTTTAACCATTAAAGATCAGAGAAGGAAATACATGATTCATAAAGACAATGTAgcacaaaatgcaaatttaaacttgaaagttcaggttttatcccttgtgctatcctaggcacttagacattgggagttgggtcatctagacccactagacagtgctctgaaccctttttcttcattttattgtgatcttcactggtgtccatggattacattaaaatcttcacctttatccatctttgtcatggtagggagaacacgttaatgtaagtgtggggtcatctaagatagcacaagtgttaaacaCTTGATCATcacactgatcatcttttgatctataataaaagcattcccagtggtcttttcattatgattatgccatttttagacaaaaacaaaactgttttccgagacataatttctgcagtgcagcagaagttcattagaatttctcCTCTGAGTTGGGGGTGGGACCACTGCTGCAGAGtgagcccacccccacttcctgtcacccatctatttacactctctcctgcaagcttacagcccctcacaccccaacataacattagtgctgcaacaaaaatggcgagcaatattggagctatccagctgtacagttttgagccagatgccagctcagacaaaaagatgttcatgaatccatttgtctgacagtggatgcatcagaatggagcttgtggcccgcccattgTATTTTCTCAGAAAACTGTTCTCCATCCTgaaaaaaacctcagaaatgcaattttgtcttccataatcattttttaaaacaccaaaaacattgttttcatcgatgtgggtctttaaaccagCATGATATGGCCTCAACTATTACTTGATCTTTTACATTCTGGGAGGAGCTGTGAACCTCAAGTTTCATAAATTGTGCATTAGggctttacttaaaaaaaaatgaattttatttttaatatgcaTTGTCAGTTAATCAAATCCAttaccaatttttttttggcaatttctattgtagcttaaaaaaaacaaaaaaaaatcaatgtaattTTTATTCAGAAAGTTGCAcctttgtttagtttaaataatCAGTTAAAAGGAAACCGTTTTCATTTATCGAAAAATCTGCTccaaaattactttaatttaacATCTGTGACAGCAGATTTTATAGctgaaaatacatgttttttggatttgaaaaaacaattcCAATGAGCTTTGTTTTCCCTATGGGGGCGTAAGGAAAGGCTTCATTAACCCAGCTCTGTTACTGTGACCCCAAAAGTTACAACACTATTTCGACTTATTTTCCTTGCGCAGTATTGTTATGAAAGCACTTTTTGAGTTAATGCCAAAATGGGTTTTCAAAAAGCTGCCGTCCACCTGCCATTtatgaattaaataaaatttctgatatattggaaatgtttttgtatacTAGAGTTTGCATTATAGTTGGTGATGGCACAAATGTCCAGGAGAACATTTCCTGTCATAAACCAGGGTTGCTCACACTTTGCGCGGGGAAAGTAGTGACTATCTGATGACAGAATTTGCGCGCAGTGTATTTAAACACACacgtgcagtgacgtatgtgtcTGAGGATATTTGATTGGCCGTTctccatgtcaatcaagtgCCGTACTTCtcgtgaggattttgatttgctgatggatttttttaattcacttttttatttttcggtATTTGTCTTTGCTGGCCTGCTATCTAACCTCATGTctttgaagatcgaccggtcgatcgcatTCGACGTCATGAGCACCCCTGTCAAACGTTGCTAACAGCTTGTAATGTTAGAAATGACCAGAAGAGGGCACTGGTAGGTGGAGCATCAGGGTACTGATGTGGAGAGAGACTCCAAAGAAGAGTTGGTGATGCACTGGGACTGTATGTCGGAGAGAAACTGAAGAATAAAACCGAACAGATTGAACCCACAGAGAGTCCTGAATTCTATTTTTTGTCTGtaagataaacacagacattaCAGCCCTGATTTATGTTAAACTGCTAATGTTCCTCACTGCAGAACAATGACAGAACAAGAGCAGAGCCTCAGGCGACTCACCTTGTAACAGGTGACCTGGTCGAGAGGTCGGGGTCCTCTGTTGGCATTCATGTTGTTTTGATGAGAAATGATGTTTGTGTTGTTCTGCTGGCGTTGGCCTGGACTTGAGTTGGTCAGCTGGATGAGAGAAAGAGACGAGCGTccgctggaagctgcagtctgtggcagagaatgaacagagagctgtaaaaaaaatcccattgaaGCCCAGAAATACTTGAAGCACTTGCAGGTACTGAATCTTGGATCCATTTTCGCACCTTTCCCTGGTTTTGTATTTGCTGTGGTAGAGGGGGCTGTTCAGATGTTCCCATAGGCAACTCAAACCGCGGGCTGCAGAGGAACATTTATCATCACATGATGTCGCTCACATTCAGAACTTTACCCAAACCAATTACACCATTATTGAAAGCAGAAATGTTTACTTACTGCATAAATTTACAGGATTTGCCTTCTGGACAGAAGCCCACCAGATAATTCACACAGATCACTCTTctggtgtgtctgtgtctgcagTCAGGACCTAGTGGGGAAGGAGAACAAAATGAAGATTACTTATATCAGTGGTTCCCAACTTTTTTCAGGCCCCGGTCTGATTGAACAGTCAATATTTTCACACAGCAGTCTGTATGAGACTGAAAGGGAcgaccaacttttttttatctttgcctTCAGTTTCCCTTTAACTTTTGAGGGTCAAGTTTATCTTCATCGtctgtaaaatatttgtatttctaTGGATATAGTTCaccctgaaaggcttaagaaaagcaggatacaGGCCCGTTAatccataactgtcaaagtggaagctacaAAAATCGAAttccaacttcagcctcgtctgACTTTTAAGGacagataaatatgaaaaataattgtgtctaaaaattgtattttctaaacatactAATAAACCATTTCAGCAACGTTATTTGCAAACATCCTCGTAACATTACACAGCAGGTTGCTGAATATGATGCCCCATTGTTATGgcgtgtgggaacaactgtcacaatgaATCCACATTTgcagtaaagactcctggtttttgtctgttcaaatgcagatttcttgtattttgaagataaaggctcttcttctgtttcctcacttaATATGCtctatgaacaaaaaaaactttccaggAACATTTGCGTTTTTGTCAGCACGTCACTGAGCAATTTGTTATGTGTCAAGAATGAGTCAGATGTGGTGGGGAGAATTCagaaatttttcaaaataaagcctcTTTccgaatcaaataaaaaataaaaacggtaaAAATGTGGGTTACAACGAATCCAGAGCACGAAAACCTGACACTGGGCTGGACCTTACCGTGTTTGCAGAAGCCTCTGTCGTACCAAGGACAGTCTTTGATCTTAGACTCTGGATCGATGTGCAGGAAGGGACATTCCTTGTTGCTGCACTCACCTGAGAGCCAACACACAGTTTGAATCTATCAGACCTGCGTGCTAAGCAATGGAAAGCGTTTTAAACGAGGAAGTCAAGTGAACCCACCAAACTTTGAGTAGAAATAGCATTCAGGCATCTTGGTCATGTCGTATTCGTGCAGAAACTCGCACTGGTCTCCCTTCTTACAGAGCCCTCTGAGCCAGTGCTTACACACCACCGTCTTCTCCCCGCTGATGTGACGGAACGGACACATTCCACCTGAGAGACACAGACACAGCTTTGTGGATTCATACGACACATGCAGGGATCGTTTTCCTCACTTTTATATGAAAGCGTGACCCACCAAAACCTCACACAAATATAGACATAcgattaaaaataaagtctcTGCAGAACTGCCTTCTTTGTAACCCCAGaaatgtaaaacaggttttagGGTGCACATAAAcaggacaaaataaaaagtaagaaGGCCAGACAATAATGATTACATAAATGATTACATCCAGACCTTTTAGCCGTATTTTGCTCATGTCTGCCTTAGTGTGACACTGAGTACATAcagaaaatcacaataaaacacaagaaGTTAATGAAATATAGAGCTGTAAAAGGTAAACTGAACATCACGACAGTGAAAGCCACGAACGGGCAAATGTCCCAActaaattctgtaaaaatcttAATCAGTGTAAgtcatctattaaaaaaaaatgaaatcaggatTTTACAAACAGCAGTAGTTTGTAACTAAAGCTCTGGCTCattatttaagaaaaaggaaataaggTTATTAAAGAGTTATttcataaagtttaaaaattattttaaacattttttacaagttAGCGTTTGTCAATAGAATGCAAATAAGGTTTTAAAGAATAATTATTTCAAagcaaacttttgcaaagaaaacaaaaaagtttaaatttactTAGTTTACCAAACATATCcagaaagaaataataataatcaccattaaccattttaaatgaaagaaaaatatttaaaaatagttgTATCCACCTCTTTAGTTTATCAAAGAACTTTTTTTCAGCGGTTTATTATTTCtgtaataaaaaagttatagtaaactGGTTCCCGCCTACAACGTACTAAAATGACAAACGATACCAACAACATGTAAACATTGCAGTTTCCTTCCAAATAAAACGTTTCTGAACATTTAAAACTGTTAAATGCAGATAATAATAGCAGCGCAACAGATGCTTCTGACTGTAGATGCTTTACCTTTCATACACGTTCCCTTCATGAAGAACTCGCACACAGCTGAGCCGGACTCTGCAAAAAGACAACATTATAACTGAACTGACAATTATAACGTGTTGTTTCtattaaaaataacagaaaccaAAGAGGGCGAACCTGAGAAAAACTATGGTTATtctcaacaaaaaaagatgctaGCATTAGCATAAGCTAGCATCCATGCACTTACTGTCCATGCCGGGAAACGGCAAAGGCTGCGctcccagctgctgctccacagcGATCTCCAGGTCGAACTTGATGTGATCCACGTTTGCTAGTAGCTCCTGCATGTTTGCCTTGAGTTGGTAGCTTTCAAAGCAAAGACTTGTTCGGTTAACTTAAGCTAAGATAGCTTAATGTCGAAACTGTTAGCCGGCGATTCCCTCATTAGCCAGCTAAAGTGGCTAACGGGGCGAGCCAGGCGAAACAACAAGAGCAGAGGATAACAATGAGATAAGGTAAGGATCACCGAAGTCCTTATATCAACTATTTCCAAACAAACAGGTGAACATGACTTAATATTTTTGTCTCCGAATCGACAGAGGTTCTGTTTGAGGACGCGCGCAcattgacctctgacctgacgAATTCAGACGGATCTAAACGATTGTCGAGCAAGTCGAGTGATGTCACCGTTGAGTTAACCAAACCTGTTCATTTCTGACACTTTGCCTCTggcaaatgaccaaaaacgaatgaaaatttcatttattttactattttattgTTTAGACATATTGGACACGTATGTGCATCTGATCATTTTTCTTAACTTGCACCTCGTGTATGCATTTCCATGTccaattatttataaaaataaacaaaaaacaggttaAAGTTCAATTCAGAGATTAGCATGTCACACACCagatcatgaatacaaaatgCTTTTGATGCTTCATCACTGCAAACCCCTCTCCTAAACAAAAAATCACTCATTCAAAGTCTGGTATGATCAACCAAATGATTTGATCCATTGACTGCATAAGAGACTCTAATACAACGTTGTGATCTGCTGGTTTTAGGGTGAAACACGACGCTTCAGAAATGAGTAATTGTTCAGCATTTTATAATCATTGGAAGCATGATGATATGACATGTTTAAGCAAGAATAAGCTTTCTaagcttttattgtgtttttctacagtggaaaaagaaaaaaaaaacagtattcaATACTTTAATACTTCAATACATAGATGCTGAAAAGGCTTTTGACAAAATAGATTGGACATTTTGCAAGTTCGATTATTAGTTCGAATTTGGAAAAACATGTAATTGTTGGTTTAGATGCCTGTACAAGAACtctaaatcaaagtaaaaatgattggacattacagttttttaaataatagaaaataaaataaaggggaGTCAGACCTTACCCTCTACCCTTTTTTGTATCAAACCTCTAAGAGAGATGATACATCAAGAAATTCATACAGgagtttatttataaatgatCCCTTTATGCCAATgatattttgctatttgttaaAAGCCCGTTGCTTCAAGACTTACGTCATGTTGACAGGAATATAGACGTTTCAGGctataaaataaaccaaaagaaaGCAGAAGTAATGATGTTATCAGGAATATGGCAAAATAACCTAAAACTTTagatatcaataaaaataagaagatTTTATTGTATTAGTCTTtaaaaggacaaagaaaaaacagtatTCATTGGCGGTTTCATGAAATCTTTTTATTACAGTGAATGAGTTACACATACTCATGGAATGTTTTTGGACTTAATTTACTAAAAATCGAAATTCCAGTCATGAATTTCCAGTCAGTTTTGATCGTAACATCTAAAAGATGTGAATCCCAAGTAAAACATCAGGACTCTGTAACATTACTAAATCATGACACAATGACATTTGCAGGACTGAGCTTAAATgtgtctttaataaaaacaattctaTTGAATTATCAAGTGAGGAATGCTTTAAGGTCAGAATACACCCATTGACTGGTGTGTTTAAACAATAAACGTTAGTCCAACTCTCGTCTGGCCTCACAGTTCCGGCAGGCCGGGCATGGGGAACTGACCGGCAAAAGCCTCCACCTCGGCTCTCAGCGCAGCTACTCGCTCCTGAAACTTCTCTCCCTGAGCCAGAGCCTGGACAAACTCCTTCAGAGTGGCTTTGGGATCCTGGCTCCTCTGCACATCCAGGGTCAATTCAACAGCTACAGGAAAAAACATTGGCGAAAGTCACGTTTTGCCTGAGAAACATCACTTTATGTTTTTAGGAGCATTTTTAGATGGATGGTGCACCTTTGTGGATGAACAAAGCCACCTTCTTGAAGTCTTCCTCCACCAAGCCCCTGGAGGTCAGAGCTGGAGAGCCAAACCTGAGTCCACTGGGACGGAGAGCGCTCTTGTCTCCtgcaaaaatacaacaaaaaaaaaaaagatatttgaaaGGTTCCTTCCCTCTTAAGCTTACAAACTGATCAACTCATTTGCACCCCAGCTTATGTCTGAATACCTGGACAGGTGTTCTTATTGCAGGCAATAGCACAGGCCTCCAGCACCTTCTCAGCTCGTCCACCATCAGTACCTTTGTTGCGCAGGTCCAGGAGGATTAGATGGTTGTCAGAACCGCCTTTATAGAAACAcagaacatcagaaaacatcccATGGAAGAAAATCCATATAATTACAGATCTTACCAGTAACAATCTTGTAGCCGTGGCCCACGAGGGCATTGGACAGAGC includes:
- the atp5mf gene encoding ATP synthase subunit f, mitochondrial: MADRPVPVVEKRLMDVKLGELGSWLGGRDFTPNGILQAIRRGHDRYYNKYINVKKGGIGGVAMLLVGYVAISYLWEYDHIKHDRWRKYH
- the cpsf4 gene encoding cleavage and polyadenylation specificity factor subunit 4, with amino-acid sequence MQELLANVDHIKFDLEIAVEQQLGAQPLPFPGMDKSGSAVCEFFMKGTCMKGGMCPFRHISGEKTVVCKHWLRGLCKKGDQCEFLHEYDMTKMPECYFYSKFGECSNKECPFLHIDPESKIKDCPWYDRGFCKHGPDCRHRHTRRVICVNYLVGFCPEGKSCKFMHPRFELPMGTSEQPPLPQQIQNQGKTAASSGRSSLSLIQLTNSSPGQRQQNNTNIISHQNNMNANRGPRPLDQVTCYKCGEKGHYANKCTKGHLAFLSGQ